In Triticum aestivum cultivar Chinese Spring chromosome 5B, IWGSC CS RefSeq v2.1, whole genome shotgun sequence, the following proteins share a genomic window:
- the LOC123112954 gene encoding auxin-responsive protein SAUR36-like produces the protein MVSAKRLSQLAKKWQRVEALGRKRLTVSAKIDQDCCSSVPPKGRCVMYTSDGRRFEVLLEYLSMTVFSELLRISQEEFGFRSDGKITLPCDAAVMEYVMCLLRRNASAEVKSALLSSMVTPCHYTGCAIPTVGASQQICCL, from the coding sequence ATGGTCAGCGCCAAGAGACTTTCTCAACTGGCAAAGAAGTGGCAGAGGGTGGAAGCACTCGGGAGGAAGAGGCTCACCGTTTCAGCCAAAATAGATCAAGACTGCTGCAGTTCTGTACCACCCAAGGGTCGCTGTGTCATGTACACGAGTGACGGGAGGCGTTTCGAAGTACTGTTGGAGTACCTCAGCATGACGGTGTTCAGCGAGCTCCTCAGGATATCGCAGGAGGAGTTTGGTTTTAGAAGCGATGGCAAGATCACATTGCCTTGTGATGCGGCAGTGATGGAGTATGTCATGTGCTTGCTCAGGAGAAATGCATCTGCCGAGGTCAAGAGTGCATTGCTGAGCTCCATGGTGACGCCTTGCCACTACACTGGCTGTGCGATTCCTACTGTCGGAGCCAGCCAGCAGATTTGCTGTCTGTAG
- the LOC123112951 gene encoding auxin-responsive protein SAUR36-like, producing the protein MAKCPPNTTTSSTDKRQFQMAKNLAQLAKKWQRVVAMGRKRLTSSTSGEETGGPCGTSCLPVAGKGHFVVYTTDGARFEVPLAFLGTTVFDELLRMSQEEFGFTGVDGGRIRLPCDASMMEYAMFLLRRTASSEMEAAFLNTMVMPCHYHAELHLGVSQHYDVCSS; encoded by the coding sequence ATGGCTAAATGCCCTCCTAACACCACCACTTCATCCACAGACAAAAGGCAATTCCAGATGGCCAAGAACCTCGCTCAGCTGGCCAAGAAGTGGCAGAGGGTGGTGGCTATGGGGAGGAAGAGGCTCACCTCATCAACATCAGGGGAGGAAACCGGAGGGCCGTGTGGCACGTCGTGCTTGCCTGTGGCTGGCAAGGGTCACTTCGTCGTGTACACTACCGACGGTGCGAGGTTCGAGGTGCCGCTTGCATTCCTTGGCACGACCGTCTTCGACGAGCTCTTGAGGATGtcccaagaggagttcggcttcaCAGGCGTTGATGGTGGCAGAATCAGGCTGCCCTGTGACGCATCAATGATGGAGTATGCCATGTTCTTGCTCAGGAGAACTGCGTCCTCAGAGATGGAGGCCGCATTCCTCAACACCATGGTGATGCCATGCCACTATCATGCGGAGCTACATCTCGGAGTTAGCCAGCATTATGATGTCTGCAGCTCCTGA
- the LOC123112950 gene encoding probable calcium-binding protein CML21 — MSTAPPQPNQQQQQQRHRRLRVRRVFDLFDHDGDGVITAAELSGALGRLGLALGEQADGLLATYVAPGMPGLRFADFEALHAELAGGGEEDEEAEMREAFAVFDENGDGYISAAELQAVLARMGVPEAACMARVRDMIAAHDRDSDGRVDFHEFKAMMAAGM; from the coding sequence ATGTCCACGGcgccgccgcagccgaaccagcagcagcagcagcagcgccaccGGAGGCTGCGGGTGCGGCGCGTGTTCGACCTCTTCGACCACGACGGCGACGGCGTCATCACCGCCGCCGAGCTCTCGGGCGCGCTGGGGCGCCTGGGCCTCGCCCTGGGCGAGCAGGCGGACGGGCTCCTCGCCACCTACGtcgcgcccggcatgcccggcctgCGGTTCGCGGACTTCGAGGCGCTCCACGCCGAGCTCGCCGGCGGaggcgaggaggacgaggaggccgaGATGAGGGAGGCCTTCGCCGTGTTCGACGAGAACGGCGACGGGTACATCTCCGCCGCCGAGCTGCAGGCCGTCCTGGCGCGGATGGGGGTGCCGGAGGCGGCGTGCATGGCGCGGGTGCGCGACATGATCGCCGCGCATGATCGGGACAGCGATGGCCGCGTCGACTTCCATGAGTTCAAGGCCATGATGGCTGCCGGTATGTAA
- the LOC123114966 gene encoding auxin-responsive protein SAUR36-like encodes MIHPKKLPQLAKKCQRMLAAGAGARRRHASDTADNECCSTASSVAADEGHCMMYTTDGARLEVPLAYLGTTVFAELLRMSEEEFGFASGGDGGRIMLPCDATVMEYVLCLVRREASKEVEKAFLSSIAGHCHIYNASCMVPSMGITRQFALYRFKRKSEEKRLTVGAGLTEDSSLKWFLYHLVISLIHKTEDIISVLNACSSEATDSKSGCWLQH; translated from the exons ATGATCCATCCAAAGAAGCTTCCTCAGCTCGCCAAGAAGTGCCAACGGATGTTGGCAGCCGGAGCCGGTGCCCGCCGTCGGCATGCCTCAGACACGGCCGATAATGAATGCTGCAGTACAGCATCATCTGTGGCTGCTGATGAGGGCCACTGCATGATGTACACCACCGATGGAGCACGCTTAGAGGTCCCTCTGGCGTACCTCGGGACGACGGTGTTCGCTGAGCTCCTGAGGATGTCCGAGGAGGAGTTTGGCTTCGCGAGTGGCGGCGACGGAGGCAGGATCATGCTGCCCTGCGACGCCACGGTGATGGAGTACGTCTTGTGCCTGGTCAGGAGAGAGGCCTCCAAGGAGGTCGAGAAGGCATTCTTGAGCTCCATTGCTGGGCACTGTCACATCTACAATGCTAGTTGCATGGTCCCATCAATGGGAATCACCCGGCAGTTTGCTCTTT ATAGGttcaaaagaaaatcagaagaaaaaagaTTGACTGTAGGTGCTGGGTTAACAG AGGATTCATCATTAAAATGGTTCCTGTACCACCTGGTCATTTCACTGATTCACAAGACAGAAGACATCATCAGCGTCCTGAATGCATGTTCTTCAGAAGCTACAGACAGTAAATCTGGTTGCTGGCTCCAACACTAG
- the LOC123112952 gene encoding auxin-responsive protein SAUR36 codes for MTHPKKLAQLAKKCQRMLVARAGARRRRASDTADDECSSTVSSVVADEGHCVMYTADGTRFEVPLPYLGTTVFAELLRMSEEEFGFVSSSDGGRIMLTCDANVMEYVLCLVRREAPEEVERALLSSIVGHGHNYNASCMTPSMGLGHQFALCT; via the coding sequence ATGACCCATCCAAAGAAGCTTGCTCAGCTGGCCAAGAAGTGTCAGCGGATGTTGGTGGCCAGAGCCGGTGCCCGCCGTCGGCGTGCCTCAGATACGGCCGATGACGAGTGCTCCAGCACAGTGTCATCTGTGGTTGCCGATGAGGGCCACTGCGTGATGTACACCGCCGACGGAACCCGGTTCGAGGTCCCTCTGCCGTACCTCGGGACTACGGTCTTCGCCGAGCTCCTGAGGATGTCTGAGGAGGAGTTTGGCTTCGTGAGCAGCAGTGATGGAGGCAGGATCATGCTGACCTGCGATGCCAATGTGATGGAATATGTCTTGTGCCTGGTCAGGAGAGAGGCCCCTGAGGAGGTCGAGAGGGCGTTGTTGAGCTCCATTGTTGGGCATGGGCACAACTACAATGCTAGCTGCATGACACCATCAATGGGACTCGGCCATCAGTTTGCTCTTTGTACTTAG
- the LOC123112953 gene encoding auxin-responsive protein SAUR36: MAGAKRLSQLAKKWQRVEALGRKRLTGSAKEDQDCCSFVPAKGHCVIYTADGTRFEVPLVYLSTTVFSELLRISQEEFGFANKGKITLPCDAAVMEYVMCLLRRNASIEVESALLSSMVTSCHYTGCAMPTVGASQQICCL, translated from the coding sequence ATGGCCGGTGCCAAGAGACTTTCTCAACTGGCAAAGAAGTGGCAGAGGGTGGAAGCACTCGGGAGGAAGAGGCTCACAGGGTCAGCCAAAGAGGATCAAGACTGCTGCAGTTTTGTACCAGCCAAGGGCCACTGTGTCATTTACACGGCCGACGGGACGCGTTTCGAGGTGCCCTTGGTGTACCTCAGCACCACGGTCTTCAGCGAGCTCCTGAGGATATCTCAGGAGGAGTTTGGCTTTGCAAACAAAGGCAAGATCACACTGCCTTGTGATGCTGCAGTGATGGAGTATGTCATGTGCTTGCTCAGGAGAAATGCCTCCATCGAGGTCGAGAGTGCATTGCTCAGCTCTATGGTGACGTCTTGCCACTACACTGGCTGCGCCATGCCTACTGTTGGAGCCAGCCAACAGATTTGCTGTTTGTAG